In Armatimonadota bacterium, one DNA window encodes the following:
- a CDS encoding ABC transporter permease has translation MKAQNSPSNQFAMPASLSFLRTREAGIFLSLALIVAVILLMGEGPRESFLRPANLQNLSRQIALLAIFAIGETFVIIAGGIDLSVGSLIAFAGVLAGLLTVNLGMPTVPAVAIVLAASLGVGALHATLISRIGLQPFVATLGTMCILRGVSLLLTDSLPIPIVDEGLTWLGNGRPAGIPTPALVLVLVALIAVVILRNTIHGKYMIALGSNEEATRLSGINVDRVKLLAYCLCSLLTGVAGVVFAGYARQGNPSSGIAYELNAIAASVIGGCSLTGGEGSVLGTLLGATILSVILNGLNLVISKNASLWEGVIVGSVVIVAVGMNTIRRKARRS, from the coding sequence ATGAAAGCCCAAAACTCGCCGTCAAATCAGTTCGCAATGCCTGCTTCACTGAGCTTTCTGCGCACGCGCGAAGCCGGCATCTTCCTGAGCCTCGCATTGATCGTCGCGGTGATCCTGCTCATGGGTGAGGGCCCGCGGGAGAGCTTCCTGCGGCCTGCGAACCTGCAGAATCTGTCTCGCCAGATCGCACTGCTCGCCATTTTCGCTATCGGGGAGACTTTCGTCATCATTGCCGGCGGGATTGACCTGTCGGTGGGTTCGCTGATCGCCTTCGCGGGAGTGCTGGCCGGGCTGCTGACGGTGAACCTGGGCATGCCTACGGTTCCGGCTGTCGCCATCGTCCTCGCGGCCTCTCTCGGAGTGGGCGCCCTGCACGCCACACTGATCTCGCGCATCGGTCTGCAGCCTTTCGTGGCGACCCTTGGCACCATGTGCATCCTGCGGGGAGTCTCGCTCCTGCTCACGGACTCCCTGCCCATCCCCATTGTAGACGAGGGCTTGACCTGGCTGGGCAATGGTCGTCCCGCCGGCATTCCCACCCCCGCGCTTGTGCTGGTGTTGGTCGCTCTCATCGCCGTGGTGATCCTGCGCAACACGATCCATGGCAAGTACATGATCGCACTGGGGAGTAATGAAGAGGCCACGCGGCTGTCGGGGATCAACGTGGATCGGGTGAAGCTGCTAGCCTATTGCCTTTGCTCGCTGCTCACCGGAGTTGCGGGCGTGGTTTTCGCAGGATACGCACGGCAAGGCAATCCGTCCAGCGGTATCGCCTACGAACTGAACGCCATCGCTGCATCCGTCATCGGGGGCTGCAGTCTCACCGGCGGTGAAGGCAGCGTTCTCGGGACGCTCCTGGGGGCAACCATCCTGAGCGTCATCCTCAATGGCTTGAACCTGGTGATCAGCAAGAACGCGTCCTTGTGGGAGGGCGTGATCGTGGGCTCGGTGGTGATCGTGGCGGTGGGCATGAACACGATCCGGCGCAAGGCGAGACGGTCGTAG
- a CDS encoding FecR domain-containing protein — translation MLLLGGRKKAKPKSEDELLSDALVDLAGDLDRKERRRKRRYHKFLLPAWLDRRVFIGLAIILVVLVADGVRRENQEFSATLTDFGGQVLVAPSEGAQGVPAQTNQQLGDNNVLLTGQNSYASLEYPDGSVTNLGPNAQLVIKLLEYSRGGRWRSRALMLKAGQVWSSVGPNFGAQSEMKVYTPSAVAAVRGTIYAVRYEPDKRTTAVTCTDGFVQVEGFTGTPTYVAQGGMSTVSYGRPPKAPEWMSDEERAMFQAQASLFRPIPPELWLKTVELTITQTLDAPLSILGIGKSSWARGAADIARRTAAQEQLRRIMQMLEGYPRYPPFVNPITLEELNVPYDEASRMLKAFHGNAIQKYEVGPGGRSYRMIVQARDKRRTTYELTPTGIRKLESQ, via the coding sequence ATGCTACTTCTCGGGGGCAGGAAGAAGGCGAAGCCGAAGAGTGAAGACGAGCTGCTGTCTGATGCGCTGGTGGACCTGGCCGGCGACCTGGATCGGAAGGAGCGCAGGCGGAAGCGGCGGTACCATAAGTTCCTGTTGCCTGCGTGGCTGGATCGCCGCGTGTTCATTGGGCTGGCGATTATCCTCGTGGTGCTCGTGGCGGATGGCGTGCGACGGGAGAATCAGGAGTTCTCGGCAACACTGACTGATTTCGGCGGGCAGGTTCTGGTGGCGCCGTCCGAGGGGGCGCAGGGCGTACCGGCCCAGACGAACCAGCAGCTCGGAGATAATAACGTGCTTCTGACGGGCCAGAACTCGTACGCCAGCCTGGAGTATCCCGACGGGAGCGTAACGAATCTCGGGCCCAATGCACAACTGGTGATCAAGCTCCTCGAGTACAGCCGTGGCGGGCGCTGGCGCTCTCGGGCGCTGATGCTGAAGGCAGGGCAGGTGTGGTCCAGCGTTGGGCCCAACTTCGGTGCTCAATCCGAAATGAAGGTCTACACGCCTTCGGCGGTGGCTGCGGTGCGGGGCACCATCTATGCAGTGCGGTATGAACCAGACAAGCGCACCACCGCGGTCACCTGCACTGACGGATTTGTGCAGGTGGAAGGCTTCACGGGGACGCCCACGTACGTCGCCCAGGGCGGTATGAGCACGGTATCCTACGGAAGACCACCAAAGGCTCCGGAATGGATGAGTGATGAGGAGCGCGCGATGTTCCAGGCTCAGGCATCGCTCTTCAGGCCGATTCCGCCGGAACTATGGTTGAAGACCGTCGAATTGACCATCACCCAGACTCTGGACGCGCCCCTGTCGATCCTCGGCATCGGAAAGTCCTCCTGGGCGCGAGGAGCAGCGGACATTGCGCGTCGCACCGCCGCTCAGGAGCAATTGCGGCGGATTATGCAGATGCTCGAGGGCTACCCGCGCTACCCGCCCTTCGTGAATCCGATTACCCTGGAGGAACTGAACGTCCCGTACGACGAGGCCAGCCGGATGCTCAAGGCCTTCCACGGGAATGCGATCCAGAAATACGAGGTGGGACCCGGCGGGCGCAGCTACCGCATGATCGTCCAGGCGCGCGACAAGCGGCGAACCACTTACGAATTGACGCCGACGGGTATCCGGAAGCTGGAAAGCCAGTAA